A single region of the Marinobacter salinus genome encodes:
- a CDS encoding ABC transporter ATP-binding protein: MMSEQPTTHAQHEASRPAYFSVWDLHAYYGESYIVQGVTMNIHEGEILALLGRNGAGKTSTLRAIARVDSPAVTHGEIWLDHQPLHTMKAYQAAQNGLSLVPEDRRIIPGLSVWENLKLAQLAPSPGWSIDRIFELFPRLRERRNQEGTTLSGGEQQMLAIGRALARDIKLLLLDEPYEGLAPIIVQEIERTLKEIKALGITTVIVEQNAIAALKLADRAVILESGQVVFDGLASEVLEDEQLRQTYLSI, translated from the coding sequence ATGATGTCAGAACAACCGACGACTCATGCCCAGCATGAAGCCTCAAGGCCCGCCTATTTTTCGGTTTGGGATCTGCACGCCTATTACGGTGAGAGTTACATTGTCCAGGGCGTGACGATGAATATCCATGAGGGGGAAATTCTCGCGTTGCTCGGGCGTAACGGGGCTGGGAAAACCTCGACCTTGCGCGCCATCGCCCGCGTGGATTCGCCCGCCGTTACCCATGGTGAAATCTGGCTGGATCATCAGCCGCTGCACACCATGAAGGCATATCAGGCGGCCCAGAACGGACTGTCTCTGGTCCCCGAGGACCGTCGCATCATTCCAGGCCTGAGCGTATGGGAAAACCTGAAGCTGGCTCAGTTGGCGCCGTCCCCCGGCTGGTCAATTGATCGTATCTTCGAGCTGTTTCCACGCCTGCGCGAGCGGCGTAATCAGGAGGGCACCACCCTGTCGGGTGGCGAGCAGCAAATGCTGGCCATCGGTCGGGCACTGGCGCGGGACATCAAGCTTTTGCTACTGGACGAGCCTTACGAAGGGCTGGCACCCATTATCGTGCAGGAAATCGAGCGCACGCTAAAAGAAATCAAGGCGCTGGGCATCACCACCGTCATCGTCGAGCAAAACGCGATTGCAGCGCTGAAACTGGCGGACCGGGCGGTCATTCTGGAGTCCGGGCAGGTCGTGTTTGACGGTCTCGCGAGTGAAGTGCTGGAGGACGAACAGCTCCGTCAGACCTACCTTTCTATTTGA
- a CDS encoding ABC transporter permease, producing MKSENATRPLWMLKFAITDLRSRISALKVFLACLILGVTLVAATASLYRVIEESLLADTRALLGGDVELDASEPLPDEVLEWIGSTGSISLVREFDTIVSGSDGDGFFRAEILVPDAAYPLYGELQLTPDEPRTELAARKGDSWGAIIDPLLAERLGQSIGDQIQIGAATFRISGLIQNQPDRSLNANWRGLPIMISEQAVEATGLIRPGSRVDYEYRVQTDQNLDAWLEAFEQAFPDTRWDITTFAERSERIAERLDQIATALILIAFTTLFIGGLGVANSIHAYLDEKLGTIATLQTLGLRRKPLVVIYLLQIGILGSLAGLIGGGIGLALSVVAISLAGDAFALAGPGGAGGHWLSLWFVPLLLSWLFAVLTAYVFALPALARALAASPAGLFRGQVQAAPNEPRSWRIASYLLLALYIAATLFWLPSPQLGFLFLIAVIVLWGLLEGLIKGLRRGAKTLENGGFADRRFARRLALANLHRPDSPLRATLLSLGTALTLVVACTLMVATLLRALETTIPAESPALILYEVFPDQMGPLESGLEAVDPSSRVELLPLVRSRLATINQEPIAEVLADNAEARREAMGDEYKLSYLSGNPEGLELVEGTWWTSSAPKGEPAFMAMEDREANQLGLGVGDQVEFIAQDKTITAEIRAIYRQKGLQTRFWFEGVLQEGALDELIRLHVGAVYQSDEAAKQSQQWLARNIPNVITLRTADWLETAGDLLNKAAAGLAAVASVSLMASLLVLSSVVSVSRRRQLYEANLLHCLGARHQAIRQSMLLETGLLTFLATVFATALGALIALPVADLLLKLPAGDLWWLGVLVAGVVSSLALLGGLLPTLRAMRLNPATLLRDG from the coding sequence ATGAAGTCTGAAAACGCCACCAGGCCTTTGTGGATGCTGAAATTCGCGATCACCGATCTGCGATCACGCATCTCCGCGCTCAAGGTCTTTCTCGCGTGTCTCATTCTTGGCGTCACCCTCGTAGCCGCGACGGCCAGTTTGTACCGGGTTATCGAAGAGAGCCTGCTGGCGGATACTCGTGCGCTTCTTGGTGGAGACGTGGAGCTTGATGCCAGCGAGCCTTTACCGGATGAGGTGCTGGAGTGGATTGGGTCCACCGGCAGTATCTCGTTGGTCCGGGAGTTCGACACCATTGTCAGTGGCAGCGACGGTGATGGCTTCTTCCGAGCCGAAATCTTGGTCCCGGATGCGGCCTATCCACTTTACGGCGAGCTTCAACTGACGCCGGATGAGCCTCGCACAGAACTCGCGGCACGAAAGGGTGATTCGTGGGGCGCCATCATCGATCCCCTGCTTGCTGAACGCCTCGGTCAGTCCATCGGCGACCAGATTCAGATTGGCGCAGCGACCTTTCGCATCAGCGGCCTTATTCAGAACCAGCCGGATCGTAGCCTGAATGCAAACTGGCGCGGGCTACCGATCATGATTTCCGAGCAGGCGGTGGAGGCAACGGGGCTGATCCGGCCGGGCAGCCGCGTGGACTATGAATATCGTGTGCAGACCGACCAAAATCTGGATGCCTGGCTGGAGGCATTCGAGCAGGCCTTTCCGGATACACGATGGGACATCACCACCTTTGCCGAGCGCAGCGAACGCATCGCCGAACGGCTGGACCAGATTGCCACGGCGCTCATCCTCATTGCCTTTACCACTTTGTTTATTGGTGGCCTGGGCGTTGCCAACAGCATCCATGCCTATCTGGACGAAAAACTGGGCACCATTGCCACGTTGCAGACACTGGGGCTGCGCCGCAAGCCTTTGGTAGTAATCTACCTGTTACAGATCGGTATATTGGGCAGCCTGGCTGGCCTAATTGGCGGTGGAATCGGGCTGGCGCTTTCTGTTGTGGCGATCAGTCTGGCGGGCGATGCTTTTGCGTTGGCCGGGCCTGGCGGAGCAGGGGGGCATTGGCTGTCCCTGTGGTTTGTACCCTTGCTCCTGAGCTGGTTGTTTGCGGTGCTGACCGCTTATGTCTTCGCGTTGCCGGCGCTGGCCAGGGCACTCGCTGCCTCACCGGCAGGGCTTTTCAGGGGCCAGGTTCAGGCGGCCCCGAATGAACCTCGCAGTTGGCGGATTGCAAGCTATCTACTGCTGGCGCTCTATATTGCCGCCACCCTGTTCTGGTTACCGTCCCCGCAACTGGGGTTCCTGTTCCTGATCGCGGTGATCGTGCTCTGGGGTTTGCTGGAGGGTCTGATCAAGGGATTGCGGCGTGGTGCCAAAACACTGGAAAACGGCGGTTTTGCCGATCGTAGGTTTGCCCGGCGCCTGGCGCTGGCCAATCTCCACAGACCGGATTCGCCGTTGCGGGCAACACTGCTTTCACTGGGCACGGCACTGACCCTGGTGGTGGCTTGCACTCTGATGGTCGCCACCCTCCTGCGAGCGCTGGAAACCACTATACCGGCTGAGTCACCCGCGCTTATTCTATATGAGGTTTTTCCGGACCAGATGGGACCACTTGAGTCTGGCCTTGAAGCCGTTGATCCCTCGAGCAGGGTAGAGCTTCTGCCACTGGTTCGATCACGCCTGGCAACGATCAACCAAGAGCCGATTGCAGAGGTACTCGCGGATAATGCGGAAGCCAGGCGCGAGGCCATGGGGGATGAATACAAACTCAGCTATCTCTCGGGAAATCCGGAAGGCCTTGAGCTGGTGGAAGGCACCTGGTGGACATCGTCTGCGCCGAAGGGAGAGCCCGCCTTCATGGCCATGGAAGATCGGGAGGCCAACCAGCTCGGGCTGGGTGTCGGTGACCAGGTGGAATTTATCGCCCAGGATAAGACCATTACCGCCGAAATTCGGGCCATCTACCGGCAAAAGGGCCTCCAAACCCGATTCTGGTTTGAAGGGGTTTTGCAGGAAGGTGCACTGGACGAATTAATCAGGCTCCACGTAGGCGCGGTATACCAGAGCGATGAGGCTGCCAAACAGTCCCAGCAATGGCTGGCCAGAAATATCCCGAACGTGATCACATTGCGCACCGCTGACTGGCTCGAGACAGCCGGAGATCTGCTCAACAAAGCTGCGGCCGGGCTTGCGGCGGTTGCCTCGGTCAGCCTGATGGCAAGCCTGCTTGTGCTCTCAAGCGTGGTGAGTGTCAGTCGCAGGCGACAACTCTACGAGGCCAACCTTCTGCACTGTCTCGGTGCCAGGCACCAGGCCATTCGGCAATCCATGTTGCTGGAAACCGGACTGCTGACCTTTCTTGCAACGGTTTTCGCCACGGCACTCGGGGCGCTCATTGCCCTGCCAGTGGCCGACCTGCTGCTGAAGCTGCCAGCAGGCGATCTTTGGTGGCTGGGTGTGCTGGTAGCGGGCGTCGTCAGTTCCCTGGCTCTGCTGGGTGGCCTGCTGCCGACCCTGAGGGCGATGCGGCTGAACCCGGCGACTTTATTGCGGGACGGCTGA
- a CDS encoding ABC transporter ATP-binding protein, translating into MSDINLAYPTESGTVAVLNNASLTVPPGETLAITGPSGSGKTSLLLLLSGLQRPTSGDILVGDQRLGDMDSNTLADWRSEHLGIIFQSFHLLPGLTALGNVSLPLEIAGQPKALGRAVSMLEAVGLSHRLQHYPGQLSGGEQQRVAIARALVHQPSLLLGDEPTGNLDHETGEKVLSLLFDLHKESKSTLVLVTHDERVAERCQHRVRMDGGRLYEV; encoded by the coding sequence ATGAGCGATATCAATCTCGCCTACCCAACAGAGTCAGGTACCGTTGCAGTGCTCAACAACGCCTCACTCACGGTTCCGCCCGGCGAGACACTGGCGATTACCGGGCCCTCTGGAAGTGGGAAGACCTCGCTGCTTCTGCTGCTCTCCGGCCTCCAGCGACCGACCAGCGGCGACATTCTCGTTGGTGATCAGCGCCTTGGTGACATGGACTCTAACACCCTTGCCGACTGGCGGAGCGAACACCTTGGCATCATCTTCCAGTCTTTCCATTTATTACCCGGCCTGACCGCGCTGGGTAACGTTAGCCTTCCGCTTGAAATTGCCGGGCAGCCTAAGGCCCTCGGGCGGGCCGTTTCCATGCTGGAGGCAGTTGGCCTGAGCCATCGGCTGCAGCATTACCCGGGGCAGCTTTCCGGGGGAGAGCAACAGCGTGTCGCGATTGCCAGGGCACTTGTTCACCAGCCGAGCCTGCTGCTGGGCGATGAGCCGACTGGCAATCTGGACCACGAAACCGGCGAAAAAGTACTTTCCCTGTTGTTCGACCTACATAAGGAAAGCAAGTCCACGCTGGTACTCGTGACGCACGACGAGCGTGTCGCAGAGCGTTGTCAGCATCGGGTCCGGATGGACGGTGGGCGCCTCTATGAAGTCTGA
- a CDS encoding LysR family transcriptional regulator, with the protein MQKRTDKQPDEDSVTSQRTRSNLAWNDFQLVLAIATSGSLSGASRALDVSHATVFRRLGDIEQRLGVILFERNRKGYRPTLAGEEIADTARVMDEAALAAERKVAGRDLAPSGEIWTTTTDSLLMGLLAPLFTQFKHKFPGIVLDVAVSNQLFNLTRREADVAIRPSNRPPESLIGRPLTTIGQAVYGHRSLGLTPGTSIATLASQPWIGAGPRLQDSSVDQWMDTNALKEACVYRVDTLVSILSAIRSGMGLAVIPCYLADGDPDIIQLTDPIPELEYGLWFLMHPDLRGVVRIHALMDFLTEAVRAQKQRLAGQSI; encoded by the coding sequence TTGCAAAAACGAACAGACAAACAACCCGACGAAGACTCTGTCACTTCGCAGAGAACACGTAGCAATCTGGCCTGGAATGATTTTCAGCTAGTGCTTGCAATCGCGACTTCAGGTTCTCTGTCCGGTGCATCACGGGCTCTGGACGTGAGCCATGCCACGGTTTTCCGGCGGCTGGGTGATATTGAACAACGTCTGGGGGTGATCCTCTTTGAGAGAAACCGGAAGGGTTACCGGCCAACACTGGCCGGAGAGGAGATTGCCGACACGGCCAGGGTTATGGATGAAGCTGCTCTTGCCGCTGAACGCAAGGTGGCTGGTCGCGACCTTGCGCCCAGTGGAGAGATCTGGACCACCACAACAGACTCCCTGCTGATGGGACTTCTGGCGCCTCTGTTCACACAATTCAAGCATAAATTCCCAGGCATTGTGCTGGACGTTGCCGTGTCCAACCAGTTGTTTAACCTCACTCGCCGGGAGGCAGATGTGGCCATTCGTCCGTCCAACCGCCCGCCCGAAAGCCTGATCGGCCGGCCGCTGACCACAATTGGCCAGGCCGTGTACGGGCATCGAAGCCTTGGCCTGACGCCGGGCACGTCCATCGCTACTCTTGCCTCCCAACCATGGATTGGCGCCGGGCCACGGCTGCAGGATTCATCAGTGGACCAGTGGATGGACACTAATGCGCTTAAGGAAGCCTGTGTCTACCGTGTTGATACTCTGGTCAGTATTCTGAGTGCTATTCGATCAGGCATGGGACTGGCGGTCATCCCCTGTTATCTTGCAGATGGAGATCCGGACATAATCCAACTAACGGACCCCATCCCGGAACTGGAATACGGACTGTGGTTTCTGATGCACCCGGACCTTCGAGGAGTCGTTAGGATTCATGCCTTGATGGACTTTCTGACGGAAGCCGTCCGGGCGCAGAAGCAACGCCTCGCCGGGCAAAGTATATGA
- a CDS encoding DUF3135 domain-containing protein: MNMPTFDELKDLAHRDPEGFERLRAELIDDCIRGSSERNQRRLRGLQFVIEARRRIAGSPMKALLDIQAMMHDSFLALQEALLAQRRPDVPTARKNARVLHFGRSLSSRT; the protein is encoded by the coding sequence ATGAATATGCCCACGTTCGATGAGCTCAAGGATCTGGCTCACCGTGACCCGGAAGGCTTTGAGAGGTTACGTGCGGAATTGATTGATGACTGTATTCGCGGCAGCTCGGAGCGCAACCAGCGCCGGCTTCGCGGTCTTCAGTTTGTGATTGAGGCTCGGCGACGGATAGCCGGTAGTCCCATGAAAGCGCTACTGGATATTCAGGCCATGATGCACGACTCGTTTCTTGCTCTACAAGAGGCCCTGCTGGCGCAGCGGCGCCCTGATGTTCCAACGGCGCGGAAAAATGCTCGAGTTCTGCACTTTGGACGGTCCCTGTCCTCGCGGACTTGA
- a CDS encoding HAD family hydrolase, with protein sequence MQCALVYDFDGTLARGNCAEHGLMPTLGLSENSDFWPEVNRKNFERDGDEILTYLGELAKRARDVGMHDELTPDRLRVHGQSIPLFPGVEGWFDAINRFASDQGIALSHYIVSSGLEEMIRGTPVAKHFKKIFGCRYHYDETTGHAKWPAVAIDYTTKTQYLFRINKGIENSWDNVTINKYLEPLERPFPFDHVIYIGDGDTDIPAMKMVKAQGGCSIAVFDGEKWGEQTTQEKIEKLISEERANYVVQGDYSTGSQLDVTVRGILRLYKRKYG encoded by the coding sequence ATGCAATGCGCCCTGGTTTACGACTTCGACGGCACCCTCGCCCGAGGCAACTGCGCCGAACATGGCCTGATGCCAACCCTCGGCCTGAGCGAAAACTCGGACTTCTGGCCCGAGGTGAACCGTAAGAACTTTGAACGGGACGGCGACGAGATACTCACCTACCTTGGGGAACTGGCAAAGCGCGCCCGCGATGTGGGTATGCACGATGAGCTGACGCCTGACAGGCTGCGCGTGCATGGCCAGTCCATTCCCCTGTTTCCCGGTGTGGAGGGCTGGTTTGATGCCATCAATCGCTTTGCCAGCGACCAGGGTATAGCGCTGAGCCATTACATCGTCTCAAGCGGGCTGGAGGAGATGATTCGCGGAACGCCGGTGGCGAAGCATTTCAAGAAGATCTTCGGCTGTCGCTACCACTACGATGAAACCACCGGGCACGCCAAATGGCCCGCCGTCGCGATCGACTACACCACCAAGACCCAGTACCTGTTTCGCATCAACAAGGGCATCGAAAACAGCTGGGATAACGTGACCATCAATAAATACCTTGAGCCCCTGGAGCGCCCTTTTCCCTTCGACCACGTTATCTATATCGGTGACGGAGACACCGACATTCCGGCGATGAAGATGGTCAAAGCCCAAGGCGGTTGCAGCATTGCGGTGTTCGATGGTGAAAAATGGGGCGAGCAGACAACGCAGGAGAAGATCGAGAAGCTGATCTCTGAAGAGAGGGCAAACTATGTGGTGCAGGGAGACTACTCTACAGGCAGTCAGCTGGATGTTACTGTCAGGGGAATCCTCAGACTGTACAAACGAAAATATGGCTGA
- a CDS encoding sodium:calcium antiporter — MFPSLTASIITFTISAVVIVTAGSRLARVADELADRTGLGEALFGIFLLAGVTSLPDFAATLSAALDSRPDLAMSNIMGSMAANLVFLGIADVIYRRANLEHAAASPTNLMLAALLIVLLALPLISMAGPAISLWGLHPVTPVIVAAYLFGLHLVRRTDNKPMWFPRLTRQTVPDKPKHYLSGGLAMAWLNFTALAVVTGIAGWVVMESAKSISDQTGLSETLIGGLFTALATSSPELVTTIAAIRRGALTLAVSNIFGTNCFNMLVVAAADVGYPGGSIYHDITPIQMTWGLVSILMTAILLMGMVRRELYGIGRIGFESALILLIYTVTLSIVVASG, encoded by the coding sequence GTGTTTCCATCCCTCACAGCAAGCATTATCACATTTACGATCAGTGCCGTGGTCATCGTCACCGCGGGCAGTCGCCTGGCAAGAGTTGCGGATGAACTGGCGGACCGGACCGGCTTGGGCGAGGCATTGTTCGGGATTTTTTTGCTGGCAGGGGTAACTTCATTGCCCGACTTCGCGGCCACTCTGAGCGCAGCATTGGATTCCAGGCCGGACCTTGCCATGAGTAATATCATGGGAAGCATGGCCGCGAACCTGGTATTTCTCGGCATAGCGGATGTAATTTATCGCAGGGCGAATCTGGAGCACGCTGCCGCTTCCCCTACAAACCTGATGCTTGCGGCGTTGCTGATTGTGCTGTTGGCACTGCCATTGATTTCGATGGCAGGTCCGGCAATTTCCCTTTGGGGCCTGCACCCCGTTACCCCGGTGATCGTAGCAGCGTATTTATTCGGATTGCATCTGGTTCGCCGAACCGATAACAAACCCATGTGGTTCCCCCGCCTCACCCGCCAGACCGTTCCAGACAAACCCAAACATTACCTCAGCGGCGGCCTGGCCATGGCCTGGCTCAACTTCACCGCACTGGCCGTCGTAACCGGTATAGCCGGCTGGGTGGTGATGGAGAGTGCCAAGAGCATCAGTGACCAGACCGGGCTCTCCGAAACCCTGATCGGCGGCCTGTTCACGGCACTCGCCACCTCCTCGCCCGAACTGGTCACGACCATTGCAGCCATTCGTCGGGGTGCGCTTACGCTCGCAGTGAGTAATATCTTTGGCACCAATTGCTTTAATATGCTGGTGGTGGCCGCGGCTGATGTTGGCTACCCGGGTGGTTCCATCTACCATGACATCACACCAATACAGATGACCTGGGGCCTGGTCAGCATCCTGATGACAGCCATTCTGTTGATGGGGATGGTCAGGCGGGAGCTCTATGGCATTGGCCGGATCGGCTTTGAGAGCGCCCTGATATTGCTGATTTACACTGTAACGCTGTCTATTGTAGTCGCAAGTGGCTGA
- a CDS encoding aspartate/glutamate racemase family protein, with protein MKTIGLLGGMSWESTQTYYQLINQGVNARLGGLHSAKLILYSVDFAEIETLQHQGDWGKTAEILCDAALSLQRAGAELLLICTNTMHKVAPAIENALDIPLLHIADATAGVLKQDGITRIGLLGTRFTMDQDFYRKRLEQAGIEVVTPDESQKAVVHRVIYEELCRGKVNPASKEAYLDIVASLAGRGAQGVILGCTEIGLLIGQTDTSVALYDTTKIHAAIAVDRTLEGL; from the coding sequence ATGAAGACCATTGGCCTACTGGGTGGCATGAGCTGGGAATCCACTCAAACCTATTACCAGCTGATCAACCAGGGAGTAAATGCCAGGCTTGGCGGTCTTCATTCCGCAAAACTCATTCTATACAGCGTAGATTTCGCCGAGATCGAAACCCTTCAGCACCAGGGCGATTGGGGCAAAACCGCCGAGATACTCTGCGATGCTGCATTGTCTCTCCAGAGAGCAGGTGCCGAGCTTCTGCTCATCTGTACCAATACTATGCACAAGGTCGCGCCTGCCATTGAGAACGCTCTCGACATCCCTCTGCTACACATAGCGGATGCCACCGCCGGGGTGCTGAAACAGGACGGCATTACCAGAATCGGCCTGCTGGGGACGCGATTCACCATGGACCAGGATTTTTACCGCAAGCGCCTGGAACAGGCTGGCATTGAAGTGGTCACGCCAGATGAGTCCCAGAAGGCGGTTGTACACCGAGTCATCTACGAAGAGCTGTGCCGGGGGAAAGTTAACCCGGCCTCCAAGGAGGCCTACCTTGATATTGTGGCCTCCCTGGCGGGTCGGGGCGCGCAGGGAGTCATTCTCGGGTGCACGGAAATCGGCCTGTTGATCGGGCAAACGGATACATCCGTTGCTCTCTACGACACGACGAAAATCCATGCCGCCATTGCCGTGGATCGCACACTCGAAGGTCTGTGA
- a CDS encoding dehydrogenase: protein MKTVVSVSQGSSEYDYDLETEFLGQPFRIIRIGTDGDLSHAESVLDSVRDQADAIGLSMIHDHYQVGREQLEHPETARLEACVPDKSVTTGAGLRGILQEWAVRHTQSELGHFFDNARVLFMNGQAGYRIARSLAEHTENLFFADPYMDFGVPRMLTSLKQLESYTSLTAPIMFRPTAVKMVETVLRNPIYRLGEGLVKGSLHHAVRDSHVIVGAVGDLEAFSQKELDGKTIITSRVTDAALDWMRSRKVAMVVDYSPWLEGRPIGVNVMEAMISAALSRTPEQLSPDDYLDVIEQLGVEPRILYPNGYRRVNRFAFVIHPLSQQYLTKTPPLDWIANVSPPVVMNLVEKAVAYTPPFLYSKVSGITSPTGDEVEGWLITVGGTPREIMAHGPEFTYSRLLAAAKLAKKLGAQIMGLGAFTKVVGDAGITVAKRAPLPITTGNSYSASGALWAAHDAVRKIGRVHIGESGKMAGKAMVVGATGAIGSVCARLLAKAVDEIYLAAPEPAKLLALKESIEQETEGAIVHVAGSADRDVADMDMIVTATSGAGKRILDIMKVKPGCVITDVARPLDISAEDVAKRPDVLVIESGEIQLPGDVIMKDIGLPKGIAYACLAETIVLALEGKFENFTLGRNIEWEKVREIYKVGLKHGMKLAAISGVNGVFTEEDFERVRELAASKEAEAV, encoded by the coding sequence ATGAAAACGGTGGTCAGTGTCAGCCAGGGGTCCTCAGAGTACGACTACGACCTGGAAACGGAATTTCTTGGCCAGCCCTTCCGGATTATCCGGATCGGCACCGACGGTGATCTTTCCCATGCCGAGTCGGTCCTGGACTCGGTTCGGGACCAGGCTGATGCCATCGGTCTGAGTATGATCCACGACCACTATCAGGTAGGTCGGGAACAGCTGGAACATCCGGAAACGGCACGCCTTGAAGCCTGTGTTCCGGACAAGTCGGTGACCACCGGGGCGGGGCTGCGTGGTATTCTTCAGGAATGGGCTGTGCGCCATACTCAATCTGAACTCGGGCATTTCTTTGATAATGCGCGGGTTCTTTTTATGAATGGACAGGCCGGCTACCGGATCGCCAGATCACTGGCGGAGCACACCGAAAACCTGTTTTTCGCAGACCCCTACATGGACTTTGGCGTTCCACGAATGCTTACGTCCCTGAAACAGCTTGAAAGCTATACTTCCCTGACGGCCCCGATCATGTTCCGGCCAACGGCTGTAAAGATGGTGGAGACTGTTCTGCGAAACCCGATTTACCGCCTTGGCGAGGGGCTGGTGAAAGGGTCTTTGCACCACGCTGTTCGGGACTCGCACGTTATTGTAGGAGCTGTTGGTGATCTGGAAGCGTTCAGCCAGAAGGAGCTGGATGGCAAAACCATCATCACCTCCAGGGTGACAGACGCTGCGCTCGACTGGATGCGCTCGCGCAAGGTCGCGATGGTGGTGGATTACAGTCCTTGGCTGGAGGGTCGGCCCATTGGTGTCAACGTTATGGAAGCGATGATCAGCGCCGCGCTCTCAAGGACACCGGAACAGCTTAGCCCTGATGATTACCTGGACGTGATTGAACAGCTTGGTGTGGAGCCCCGGATTCTGTACCCGAATGGCTATCGCCGCGTAAACCGCTTTGCCTTTGTGATCCACCCGCTGTCTCAGCAGTACCTCACCAAGACGCCACCCCTGGACTGGATTGCTAATGTGTCGCCGCCTGTGGTTATGAACCTCGTGGAAAAGGCCGTGGCGTATACGCCGCCATTTCTCTATTCAAAAGTATCCGGTATTACCTCGCCCACGGGAGATGAGGTGGAAGGTTGGTTGATTACCGTCGGCGGAACTCCACGGGAAATCATGGCCCATGGCCCGGAGTTCACGTACAGCAGGTTGCTGGCGGCCGCCAAACTGGCGAAAAAGCTCGGTGCCCAGATTATGGGGCTGGGGGCCTTTACCAAAGTGGTTGGCGATGCTGGCATAACCGTTGCAAAACGGGCACCTCTGCCGATTACCACAGGCAACAGTTACAGCGCCTCTGGAGCGCTCTGGGCTGCGCATGACGCGGTTCGGAAAATTGGCCGTGTCCATATTGGCGAGAGCGGCAAGATGGCCGGCAAGGCCATGGTGGTCGGTGCAACGGGTGCGATTGGCTCGGTCTGTGCGCGCTTGCTGGCCAAGGCGGTGGATGAGATCTACCTGGCTGCGCCGGAGCCGGCGAAACTGTTGGCTCTGAAAGAGAGTATCGAGCAGGAGACCGAAGGCGCCATTGTCCACGTGGCAGGTTCTGCTGATCGGGACGTTGCCGACATGGACATGATTGTGACGGCCACCTCCGGTGCCGGAAAACGCATTCTTGATATCATGAAGGTAAAACCCGGTTGCGTTATCACCGACGTTGCCCGTCCCCTGGACATTTCTGCCGAGGATGTGGCCAAACGGCCGGATGTGCTGGTGATTGAATCAGGCGAGATCCAGCTCCCCGGCGACGTCATAATGAAAGACATAGGTTTGCCGAAAGGTATTGCCTATGCCTGTCTTGCGGAGACGATTGTGCTTGCGCTGGAAGGCAAGTTTGAGAACTTCACCCTGGGTCGCAATATTGAATGGGAAAAGGTTCGGGAGATATACAAAGTCGGCCTCAAGCACGGTATGAAGCTGGCCGCGATTTCCGGCGTGAATGGCGTCTTTACCGAAGAGGATTTCGAACGGGTTCGAGAGCTTGCGGCCAGCAAAGAGGCTGAGGCAGTTTAA